Proteins encoded within one genomic window of Kibdelosporangium phytohabitans:
- a CDS encoding flavin reductase family protein: MLRAKDDSRTGRSPPEAADHRRRAVGLRDCLGHFATGVTVVTVGTPGDAHGATVNAFVSVSLDPALVMVSLNRRSQLCARLEDSAFGVNILAARQRDLGLHFAGASAGADVPVEWEEFALAPRLRGCLGFLACSPWAVYEGGDHLLYVGEVRHFDHHDGEPLVFHRGAFRDLHGEPDPNAWAGSFDDPAAGPWQLYDLLQAGTPPPTDKD; this comes from the coding sequence GTGCTCCGTGCCAAGGACGACAGCCGGACAGGACGGTCCCCGCCCGAGGCGGCGGACCACCGCCGACGGGCGGTCGGGTTGCGGGACTGCCTGGGGCACTTCGCCACCGGCGTCACCGTTGTCACCGTCGGCACCCCGGGCGACGCGCATGGTGCCACCGTCAACGCCTTCGTCTCGGTCTCGCTCGACCCGGCACTGGTCATGGTGTCGCTGAACCGGCGGAGCCAACTGTGTGCGCGGCTGGAGGATTCGGCGTTCGGCGTGAACATCCTCGCCGCGCGGCAACGTGATCTCGGCCTGCATTTCGCCGGGGCGAGCGCCGGTGCGGACGTGCCGGTGGAATGGGAGGAGTTCGCTCTCGCGCCGAGACTGCGCGGGTGCCTCGGTTTTCTCGCCTGCTCGCCGTGGGCGGTCTACGAGGGCGGTGATCACCTGCTGTACGTGGGCGAGGTGCGGCATTTCGACCACCACGACGGCGAGCCGCTCGTGTTCCACCGCGGCGCGTTCCGTGACCTGCACGGCGAACCGGACCCCAACGCGTGGGCGGGCTCGTTCGACGACCCGGCCGCCGGCCCGTGGCAGCTCTACGACCTGCTGCAGGCGGGCACCCCGCCCCCTACCGACAAGGACTGA
- a CDS encoding FAD-binding oxidoreductase, with the protein MSRRLFISGTAAVAGGAAAGISVPDASAGTPLPGTLSDAVVVTPANQQYPDLITGMNQRWVARPEAIHLVSTTEQVVAAVQYAVRAGKRVSLRSGGHCLEDFVYNPSVQVVLDLSGMNQIGFDAARNAFSVEPGATLLEVYEKLYSLWGVVVPGGICYSVGMGGHVAGGGWGLLCRKLGLIVDYLHAVEVVVVDAAGTARAVVATRDPADPHHDLWWAHTGGGGGNFGVVTRYWFRTPGATSRLPGEVLPKPPASVLLSAISWPWAAITPAAFSALLKNYSAYHVANSAPDNPRRALCSFLMVNHKSNGQIGLVTQVDATVPDADRMLEEWLTTMNRGVGVRPGALTTSMGEFSAMPQFAAPRRLPWLQATRFLGTTNPTVNDPTLRADFKSAYMRAVFPDRQIAALYKHFTSNAIDNPQAALVASGFGGAVSSVAAGATAFPHRAAAFKLLWQVWWSDRADDAKTVAWTRESYADVYSDTGAVPVPNAVTDGCYVNYADTDLSNPAFNRSSVPWYTLYYKENYPRLRQVKKRWDPRDVFRHGQSVQLP; encoded by the coding sequence GTGAGCAGACGATTATTCATTTCGGGAACAGCGGCGGTGGCGGGCGGTGCGGCCGCCGGGATCTCGGTGCCGGACGCGTCGGCCGGCACGCCTCTGCCGGGGACGCTGTCCGACGCGGTGGTCGTGACGCCCGCCAACCAGCAGTACCCGGACCTCATCACCGGGATGAACCAGCGATGGGTGGCCAGGCCGGAGGCGATCCACCTGGTGTCGACCACCGAGCAGGTCGTCGCGGCCGTCCAGTACGCCGTCCGGGCGGGCAAGCGGGTCAGCCTCCGCAGTGGCGGGCACTGCCTGGAGGACTTCGTCTACAACCCCAGCGTCCAGGTCGTGCTGGACCTGTCGGGCATGAACCAGATCGGGTTCGACGCGGCCCGCAACGCGTTCTCGGTCGAGCCCGGCGCGACGCTGCTGGAGGTGTACGAGAAGCTGTACTCGCTGTGGGGAGTCGTGGTGCCCGGCGGGATCTGCTACTCGGTGGGGATGGGCGGACACGTCGCCGGCGGGGGCTGGGGACTGTTGTGCCGCAAGCTGGGCCTGATCGTCGACTACCTGCACGCGGTGGAGGTGGTCGTGGTCGATGCCGCCGGCACTGCTCGCGCCGTCGTGGCCACTCGTGACCCCGCCGACCCGCACCACGACCTGTGGTGGGCCCACACCGGAGGCGGTGGCGGCAACTTCGGCGTCGTCACCCGTTACTGGTTCCGGACGCCCGGTGCGACCAGCAGGCTGCCGGGCGAAGTGCTGCCCAAACCGCCCGCGTCGGTGCTGTTGAGTGCGATCTCGTGGCCGTGGGCGGCGATCACCCCGGCGGCGTTCTCGGCCCTGCTGAAGAACTACAGCGCGTACCACGTCGCCAACTCCGCCCCGGACAACCCGCGGCGCGCACTGTGCAGTTTCCTGATGGTCAACCACAAGTCCAACGGCCAGATCGGTTTGGTCACGCAGGTCGACGCGACCGTGCCCGACGCGGACCGCATGCTGGAGGAGTGGCTGACCACGATGAACAGAGGCGTCGGCGTCCGGCCGGGAGCGCTCACCACGAGCATGGGCGAGTTCTCGGCCATGCCCCAGTTCGCCGCGCCGCGGCGACTGCCGTGGCTGCAGGCCACGCGTTTCCTCGGCACGACGAACCCGACGGTCAACGACCCGACCTTGCGTGCGGACTTCAAGTCCGCGTACATGCGCGCTGTCTTCCCCGACCGTCAGATCGCGGCGCTCTACAAGCACTTCACCAGCAACGCCATCGACAACCCGCAGGCGGCGCTCGTGGCGAGTGGGTTCGGTGGTGCGGTGAGCTCGGTCGCTGCCGGCGCCACGGCGTTCCCGCACCGCGCGGCGGCGTTCAAGCTGCTCTGGCAGGTCTGGTGGAGCGACCGCGCCGACGACGCCAAAACCGTGGCGTGGACGCGGGAAAGCTACGCCGACGTCTACTCCGACACCGGGGCCGTCCCGGTGCCCAACGCCGTGACCGACGGCTGCTACGTGAACTACGCGGACACCGACCTGAGCAATCCGGCGTTCAACCGGTCCTCTGTCCCGTGGTACACGCTGTACTACAAGGAGAACTACCCACGGCTGCGGCAGGTCAAGAAGAGGTGGGACCCGCGGGACGTGTTCCGGCACGGCCAGTCGGTCCAACTGCCCTGA
- a CDS encoding 4-hydroxyphenylacetate 3-hydroxylase family protein — MSLHQHTPALPADPAAVTRPMTGDEYLESLRDGRAVYIYGERVKDVTKHPAFRNSALMTARLYNALHDPDKHDVLTAPTDTGNDGYTHKFFRTPHTVEDLVGDREAIAEWARMTYGFMGRSPDYKAAFLGTLGANSDYYTPFQDNAKRWYRESQEKVLYWNHAIIHPPVDRHRPAEEVKDVFVHVEKETDAGLVVSGAKVVATGSAITNFNFISHYGLPLKERKFALVATVPMSSPGLKLICRPSYAATAAVMGSPFDYPLSSRLDENDTIFVLDKVLIPWENVFLYGDPEQVNDFAAKSGFLERLTFHGCVRLAVKIDFIAGLLLKAVEITGTKDFRGVQARVGEVIAWRNMFWALSDAAARNPQEWRNGALLPRLEYGMAYRWFMTIGYPRIKEIIEQDVAAGLIYVNSSAEDFRNPEIRPYLDKYVRGSNGYDAVNRVKVMKLLWDAIGTEFGGRHELYERNYSGNHEAIRIDMLMAQDADGQLDAYRGFADKCLEEYDLDGWRVPDLDSFPAVRESRNELLRRA; from the coding sequence ATGTCGCTGCACCAGCACACGCCCGCACTCCCGGCGGATCCCGCCGCGGTGACCCGTCCGATGACCGGCGACGAGTACCTGGAGAGCCTGCGTGACGGGCGAGCGGTGTACATCTACGGCGAGCGGGTCAAGGACGTCACCAAGCACCCCGCGTTCCGCAACTCCGCGCTGATGACCGCACGGCTCTACAACGCACTGCACGATCCGGACAAGCACGACGTGCTGACCGCGCCGACCGACACGGGCAACGACGGCTACACCCACAAGTTCTTCCGCACTCCGCACACCGTCGAGGATCTGGTCGGCGACCGCGAGGCGATCGCCGAGTGGGCCCGGATGACCTACGGGTTCATGGGCCGCAGCCCGGACTACAAGGCCGCCTTCCTCGGCACGCTCGGCGCGAACTCCGACTACTACACGCCGTTCCAGGACAACGCCAAGCGCTGGTACCGGGAGTCACAGGAGAAGGTGCTGTACTGGAACCACGCGATCATCCACCCGCCGGTGGACCGCCACCGGCCCGCCGAAGAGGTCAAGGACGTCTTCGTGCACGTGGAGAAGGAGACCGACGCGGGCTTGGTGGTCAGCGGGGCGAAGGTGGTGGCGACCGGGTCGGCGATCACCAACTTCAACTTCATCTCGCACTACGGGCTTCCCTTGAAGGAACGGAAGTTCGCGCTGGTGGCCACCGTGCCGATGTCGTCGCCGGGCTTGAAGCTGATCTGCCGCCCGTCCTACGCGGCCACCGCGGCGGTCATGGGCAGCCCCTTCGACTACCCGCTGTCGAGCAGGCTCGACGAGAACGACACGATCTTCGTGCTGGACAAGGTCCTGATCCCGTGGGAGAACGTCTTCCTCTACGGCGATCCCGAGCAGGTCAACGACTTCGCCGCCAAGTCCGGGTTCCTCGAGCGGCTGACGTTCCACGGCTGCGTCCGGCTCGCCGTGAAGATCGACTTCATCGCCGGGCTGTTGCTCAAGGCGGTGGAGATCACCGGCACGAAGGACTTCCGCGGTGTGCAGGCGCGGGTCGGCGAGGTGATCGCGTGGCGGAACATGTTCTGGGCACTGAGCGACGCCGCCGCGCGCAACCCGCAGGAGTGGCGCAACGGTGCCCTGCTGCCCCGGCTCGAGTACGGCATGGCCTACCGCTGGTTCATGACGATCGGCTACCCGCGGATCAAGGAGATCATCGAGCAGGACGTCGCTGCCGGACTCATCTACGTCAACTCCAGTGCCGAGGACTTCCGCAACCCGGAGATCCGGCCGTACCTGGACAAGTACGTGCGCGGCTCCAACGGCTACGACGCGGTGAACCGGGTCAAGGTCATGAAACTGCTCTGGGACGCCATCGGCACGGAGTTCGGCGGGCGGCACGAGCTGTACGAGCGCAACTACTCCGGCAACCACGAGGCCATCCGGATCGACATGCTGATGGCCCAGGACGCCGACGGGCAGCTCGACGCCTACCGGGGATTCGCCGACAAGTGCCTGGAGGAGTACGACCTCGACGGCTGGCGGGTGCCCGACCTGGACTCGTTCCCCGCGGTCCGGGAAAGCAGGAACGAACTCCTGCGCAGAGCCTGA
- a CDS encoding MFS transporter encodes MADPVEAIRTRQPAAPLRMDAKQKRILTVLLGAQFMLAADFSIFTVALPVIGDNLGLGLSDLQWITTGFALPAAGLTLLFGRAADLVGRRRLFLAGIALLAIASLVGSFATGPGVLIAARVAQGVATAITVPSAMSLLTTSFPEGPLRRRALGINGALLGGGFTAGALLGGLLTGLLSWRWSFLINVPVAALLFAGALLFIRDASERSTVKLDVPGAVTVTAGLLALAYGITTAGHAGWGDAWVLVLLGTAVVLLVAFWFVEQRSPNPLVPVWVLKRRTVALANFGGVVTIAMATGISILMTLYMQEVLGYSAVVTGLALGGPGLLVILGGVLAPRSIGRFGSPRTLALSLLLQAVAFGALLLLGTDRVGVVLMVVALAVGFLGHAFSLVSYMVTATSGLADHDQGLATGLTTMSMQIGITLGIPVLSAVATARTGALAGTTGEREAVLGGLHAGTLVNAAVLVVSAVAVWAFLRHSNTTTERK; translated from the coding sequence ATGGCCGACCCGGTTGAGGCGATCCGCACTCGGCAGCCGGCCGCGCCGCTTCGGATGGACGCGAAGCAGAAGCGGATCCTGACCGTGCTGCTCGGCGCGCAGTTCATGCTGGCGGCGGACTTCTCGATCTTCACGGTGGCGTTGCCCGTGATCGGTGACAACCTGGGGCTCGGTCTCAGCGACCTGCAGTGGATCACCACCGGGTTCGCGCTGCCCGCCGCGGGCCTGACCCTGCTGTTCGGGCGAGCCGCCGACCTGGTCGGCAGGCGCAGGCTGTTCCTGGCAGGGATAGCCCTGCTCGCGATCGCGTCACTGGTGGGCAGCTTCGCGACGGGCCCCGGTGTGCTGATCGCGGCCCGTGTCGCACAGGGTGTGGCGACCGCGATCACGGTTCCGTCCGCGATGTCCCTGCTGACAACGTCCTTTCCGGAGGGCCCGTTGCGGCGGCGCGCACTGGGGATCAACGGAGCGCTGCTGGGCGGCGGCTTCACCGCGGGCGCGCTGCTGGGCGGACTGCTCACGGGCCTGTTGAGCTGGCGCTGGTCGTTCCTGATCAACGTCCCGGTCGCGGCGCTGCTTTTCGCGGGTGCGCTGCTGTTCATCCGCGACGCGAGCGAGCGTTCGACCGTGAAGCTGGACGTTCCGGGCGCGGTCACCGTCACCGCCGGGCTGCTGGCGCTGGCCTATGGCATCACCACGGCGGGGCACGCGGGATGGGGTGACGCCTGGGTCCTGGTGCTTCTCGGGACCGCGGTGGTGCTGCTGGTGGCTTTCTGGTTCGTCGAACAGCGCAGCCCGAATCCGCTGGTGCCGGTGTGGGTGCTCAAGCGGCGGACCGTCGCGCTGGCGAACTTCGGCGGTGTGGTGACCATCGCGATGGCGACCGGCATCTCCATCCTGATGACGCTGTACATGCAGGAAGTTCTGGGTTACTCGGCCGTCGTGACGGGACTCGCCCTCGGCGGCCCCGGACTGCTGGTGATCCTGGGCGGAGTGCTCGCGCCGCGTTCGATCGGCCGGTTCGGCAGCCCGAGGACGCTGGCTCTGTCGTTGCTGTTGCAGGCCGTGGCGTTCGGCGCGCTGTTGCTGCTCGGCACGGATCGCGTCGGCGTCGTGCTGATGGTGGTCGCGCTCGCCGTGGGGTTCCTCGGACACGCGTTCAGCCTGGTGTCCTACATGGTCACCGCCACGTCGGGACTCGCGGACCACGACCAGGGTCTCGCGACGGGGCTGACCACGATGAGCATGCAGATCGGCATCACACTGGGAATTCCGGTGCTCAGCGCGGTGGCCACCGCGCGTACCGGTGCGCTCGCGGGCACCACGGGCGAACGGGAAGCTGTCTTGGGCGGCCTGCACGCCGGAACTCTCGTCAACGCCGCCGTTCTCGTGGTCAGCGCTGTCGCGGTGTGGGCATTCCTGCGGCACAGCAACACGACGACTGAGCGCAAGTAA
- a CDS encoding class I SAM-dependent methyltransferase, whose protein sequence is MRVQVEMTEQLQDYVESVSPDEPGLMRELRKRTDELPLRLMQVSPEEGQFLNVLVRALGVRRAIEVGVFTGYSLVSTAMALPEGGVVVGCDDNPEWTAIAMEFCERAGVADKVDMRLGDAVATLTQLVESGAAGTFDFVFIDADKENYGAYFELALTLLRQGGLILVDNVLWHGAVIDESAQDDETTALRAFNLRFRDDARVELCLLPFADGLTFAVKR, encoded by the coding sequence ATGAGAGTCCAGGTCGAGATGACCGAGCAACTGCAGGACTACGTCGAGAGCGTCTCCCCTGACGAACCCGGCCTGATGCGCGAACTGCGCAAGCGCACCGACGAACTGCCCCTGCGCCTCATGCAGGTCTCCCCCGAGGAGGGGCAGTTCCTCAACGTCCTGGTCCGGGCCCTCGGGGTCAGGCGTGCCATCGAGGTCGGCGTCTTCACCGGGTACAGCCTGGTGTCGACCGCCATGGCGCTGCCGGAGGGCGGCGTGGTCGTCGGCTGCGACGACAATCCGGAGTGGACGGCGATCGCCATGGAGTTCTGCGAGCGTGCCGGTGTCGCCGACAAAGTGGACATGCGGCTCGGTGACGCCGTCGCGACGCTGACCCAGCTTGTCGAGTCGGGCGCGGCCGGCACCTTCGACTTCGTCTTCATCGACGCCGACAAGGAGAACTACGGGGCGTACTTCGAGCTGGCGCTGACCCTGCTGCGCCAGGGCGGGCTGATCCTGGTCGACAACGTGCTGTGGCACGGCGCGGTGATCGACGAATCGGCGCAGGACGACGAGACCACCGCCCTGCGCGCGTTCAACCTCAGGTTCCGCGACGACGCACGGGTCGAACTCTGCCTTCTCCCGTTCGCCGACGGGCTGACCTTCGCCGTCAAGCGTTGA
- a CDS encoding cupin domain-containing protein: MVVNPGEVYYNPRCREKVVIRTPAAHTNGERIIMDVYVDPGGFVAGYHSHPFSEERFTLVRGRLRVHIAGEDVILKETGQSVLIPPGKVHRWYSDSADDETFMLCELRNKADRFEKLVLRQLFGLAQDGKTNDVGVPGLLQRAVTLPEFADVVRYASPPWPVQRVLYGALAPIARMLGYQSCNPEYMERAPEETAELEELPPEVAAHHLIN, translated from the coding sequence ATGGTGGTCAATCCCGGCGAGGTCTACTACAACCCCAGGTGCCGCGAGAAGGTTGTCATCCGCACACCCGCGGCGCACACCAACGGTGAGCGCATCATCATGGACGTCTACGTCGATCCCGGCGGGTTCGTGGCCGGTTACCACAGCCATCCGTTCAGCGAGGAGCGGTTCACCCTCGTACGCGGCAGGCTGCGGGTGCACATCGCCGGTGAGGACGTCATCCTCAAGGAGACCGGGCAGTCGGTGCTCATCCCGCCGGGCAAGGTGCACCGCTGGTACAGCGACAGCGCGGACGACGAGACGTTCATGCTCTGCGAGCTGCGCAACAAGGCCGACCGGTTCGAGAAACTGGTGCTGCGCCAGCTGTTCGGCCTCGCCCAGGACGGGAAGACCAACGACGTGGGCGTACCGGGCCTCCTGCAGCGAGCCGTGACTCTGCCGGAGTTCGCCGACGTGGTCCGGTACGCCAGCCCGCCGTGGCCGGTGCAACGCGTGCTGTACGGCGCCCTCGCGCCGATCGCGCGGATGCTGGGCTACCAGAGCTGCAACCCGGAGTACATGGAACGCGCGCCGGAGGAGACCGCGGAACTGGAGGAACTCCCACCCGAGGTCGCCGCGCACCACCTGATCAACTGA